One Chryseobacterium sp. StRB126 genomic region harbors:
- the odhB gene encoding 2-oxoglutarate dehydrogenase complex dihydrolipoyllysine-residue succinyltransferase — MSVLEMKVPSPGESITEVEIATWLVKDGDYVEKDQPIAEVDSDKATLELPAEQSGIITLKAEEGDVVQVGQVVCLIDMDAARPEGAAPSAEAPKQEEAPKAAEPAKQEAPKPAAPVAAPQTYATGAPSPAAKKILDEKGMDAAQVSGTGRDGRITKTDAELAAVPALGGSPLTATGSRSTTTTKLSVLRRKIAQRLVSVKNETAMLTTFNEVDMSEIFRLRKLYKEEFAQKHGVGLGFMSFFTKAVTRALEMYPDVNASIDGDFKVNYDFCDISIAVSGPKGLMVPVLRNAENMSFSAVEANIKDLATKVRDGKITVDEMTGGTFTITNGGTFGSMLSTPIINPPQSAILGMHNIIQRPVAVDGQVVIRPMMYVAMSYDHRIIDGKESVGFLVAVKEGIDNPVQVLMGGDERKGLGL; from the coding sequence ATGTCAGTTTTAGAAATGAAAGTTCCTTCACCGGGCGAATCAATCACAGAAGTTGAAATTGCAACTTGGCTTGTAAAAGATGGTGATTATGTAGAAAAAGATCAACCTATCGCTGAAGTAGACTCAGACAAAGCAACTCTTGAATTGCCGGCAGAACAAAGTGGTATTATCACTTTAAAAGCAGAAGAAGGTGATGTAGTTCAAGTAGGTCAGGTAGTTTGTTTAATTGATATGGATGCTGCGAGACCAGAAGGTGCTGCACCTTCTGCAGAGGCTCCAAAACAGGAAGAAGCTCCAAAGGCTGCTGAACCTGCTAAACAAGAAGCTCCAAAACCAGCTGCTCCGGTTGCTGCTCCACAAACTTATGCAACAGGAGCTCCATCTCCGGCTGCTAAGAAAATCCTTGATGAAAAAGGGATGGATGCTGCACAGGTTTCCGGTACAGGAAGAGATGGAAGAATCACTAAAACTGATGCTGAATTAGCTGCAGTTCCTGCATTAGGAGGAAGCCCTCTTACTGCTACAGGTTCTAGATCTACAACAACAACTAAACTTTCAGTTTTAAGAAGAAAAATCGCTCAGCGATTAGTTTCTGTGAAGAATGAAACAGCGATGTTAACAACTTTCAACGAAGTTGACATGTCTGAAATCTTCAGATTAAGAAAATTATATAAAGAAGAATTCGCTCAAAAGCATGGAGTTGGACTTGGTTTCATGTCTTTCTTTACAAAAGCAGTGACAAGAGCATTAGAAATGTATCCTGATGTAAATGCCTCTATTGACGGAGACTTCAAAGTAAACTACGATTTCTGCGATATTTCAATTGCAGTTTCAGGTCCTAAAGGATTAATGGTTCCTGTATTGAGAAATGCAGAAAACATGTCTTTCAGCGCTGTTGAAGCAAACATCAAAGATCTTGCTACCAAAGTAAGAGACGGTAAAATTACTGTTGATGAAATGACAGGCGGTACATTCACTATTACCAACGGTGGTACTTTCGGATCTATGTTATCTACACCAATCATTAATCCACCTCAATCTGCAATCTTAGGAATGCACAACATCATCCAAAGACCAGTTGCTGTTGATGGACAAGTAGTAATCAGACCAATGATGTATGTGGCTATGTCTTATGACCACAGAATTATCGACGGAAAAGAATCTGTAGGATTCCTTGTAGCGGTAAAAGAAGGTATTGATAATCCTGTTCAGGTATTGATGGGAGGTGATGAAAGAAAAGGCCTTGGATTATAG
- a CDS encoding 2-oxoglutarate dehydrogenase E1 component, with amino-acid sequence MDRFSFLNAAHSQLIEDLYQQYLKFPDSLEPSWKAFFQGFDFALENYGDDDNIQFIQASASAAPAVQQISQAVTNGEVPEHIKKEFKVVNLIEAYRTRGHLFTKTNPVRERRHYTPTLDIENFGLSKEDLNTKFNCAVETGMKEPATLADLIKHLENIYCDSIGVEYTYINNVEEKDFIKKWLQVNENHPSLSANEKTEILLKLNQAVAFENYLHTKFVGQKRFSLEGGETLIPALDQLISRSSQLGVDEVVLGMAHRGRLNVLSNIFGKSYKQIFSEFEGKEFEEDVFSGDVKYHLGSSKKIKTASGEEVCINLTPNPSHLETVAALVEGICRAKVDDKYKDYSKVLPIIIHGDGAIAGQGIAYEVAQMMTLEGYRTGGTVHIVVNNQVSFTTNFLDARSSTYCTDIAKVTESPVMHVNADDAEAVVHAIHFAADFRAKFGKDVYIDLLGYRKYGHNEGDEPRFTQPNLYKAISKHPNPREIYKDKLINDSVISNDIIKKMEVDFKALLDKDFDASKEIEKNVMDLFMAEDWVNYPIGKRGAVQLPVDTKYDLAKLKELALKMSTLPADKKFINKITRLFDNRVKAVEGNSLDWALGEWLAYATLLVEGHNVRISGEDVERGTFSHRHAVVKTEDTEEEYIPLRHVSESRFDVFNSHLSEYGVLGFDYGYAMASPNTLTIWEAQFGDFVNGAQIIVDQYLAAAEEKWKIQDGLVMLLPHGSEGQGAEHSSARLERFLTLCANENMVVANITSPANYFHLLRRQLKWAFRKPLIVMSPKSLLRHPKVVSPLEDFATGSFQPILDDPTADPKKVEKLVLCSGKLYFELLAKKEELNCENIALVRFEQLYPLQADAIEAIFNKYENRKQLVWAQEEPENMGAWSYILRNFRDTGIQVVAPVPSGAPAPGSHKMFEKNQNAVINRVFDRDDAPAKRPVTA; translated from the coding sequence TTTATACCAACAATACTTAAAATTCCCGGATTCTTTAGAACCATCATGGAAAGCTTTCTTTCAAGGCTTCGATTTTGCTTTAGAGAACTACGGAGATGACGATAACATTCAATTTATTCAGGCTTCGGCCAGCGCTGCTCCTGCAGTACAACAAATTTCTCAGGCGGTAACCAACGGAGAAGTTCCTGAACACATCAAGAAAGAATTTAAAGTAGTAAATCTTATTGAGGCTTACAGAACAAGAGGGCACTTGTTTACAAAGACAAACCCAGTTAGAGAAAGAAGACACTATACGCCTACTTTAGACATCGAGAACTTCGGTCTTTCTAAAGAAGATTTAAATACAAAATTCAACTGTGCGGTTGAAACAGGGATGAAAGAGCCTGCTACTTTGGCAGACCTTATCAAGCATCTTGAAAATATCTACTGTGATTCTATTGGGGTAGAGTATACATACATCAACAACGTTGAAGAAAAAGATTTCATTAAAAAATGGCTTCAGGTAAACGAGAACCACCCAAGCCTTTCTGCAAATGAAAAAACAGAAATTTTATTAAAATTAAATCAGGCTGTAGCCTTTGAAAACTATCTTCATACAAAATTTGTAGGTCAGAAAAGATTCTCTCTGGAAGGTGGAGAAACATTAATCCCGGCTTTAGATCAGTTGATCTCAAGATCTTCTCAGTTAGGAGTAGATGAAGTTGTTCTGGGAATGGCTCACAGAGGAAGATTAAACGTATTGTCAAACATCTTCGGGAAATCTTACAAGCAGATCTTCTCAGAATTTGAAGGAAAAGAATTCGAAGAAGATGTATTCTCTGGTGACGTTAAATATCACTTAGGATCATCTAAAAAGATTAAAACAGCTTCAGGAGAAGAAGTTTGCATCAACCTGACGCCAAACCCGTCTCACCTTGAAACTGTTGCTGCTCTAGTAGAAGGAATCTGCCGTGCAAAAGTAGACGATAAGTATAAAGACTATTCTAAAGTATTACCAATCATCATCCACGGTGATGGCGCTATTGCAGGACAGGGTATTGCTTATGAAGTTGCTCAGATGATGACGCTTGAAGGATACAGAACAGGGGGTACTGTTCACATCGTTGTAAACAACCAGGTATCTTTCACCACAAACTTCCTTGATGCAAGATCTTCAACATACTGTACAGACATCGCAAAAGTTACAGAATCTCCTGTAATGCACGTAAATGCTGACGATGCTGAAGCAGTAGTTCATGCAATCCATTTTGCTGCTGATTTCAGAGCGAAATTCGGAAAAGATGTTTACATTGATCTATTAGGATACAGAAAGTATGGTCACAACGAAGGGGACGAGCCAAGATTTACTCAGCCTAACCTTTATAAGGCAATTTCTAAACACCCGAACCCAAGAGAAATCTATAAAGATAAATTAATCAACGACAGCGTTATTTCTAACGATATCATCAAAAAGATGGAGGTTGACTTTAAAGCACTTCTTGATAAAGATTTTGATGCCTCTAAAGAAATTGAGAAAAACGTAATGGATCTCTTCATGGCTGAAGATTGGGTAAACTATCCAATTGGAAAAAGAGGAGCAGTTCAGTTACCGGTTGATACAAAATACGACTTAGCTAAATTGAAAGAGCTGGCGCTTAAAATGTCAACACTTCCAGCTGATAAAAAATTCATCAACAAGATTACAAGACTTTTCGATAACCGTGTTAAAGCTGTTGAAGGAAACTCATTAGACTGGGCATTAGGAGAGTGGCTAGCTTATGCTACGCTACTTGTAGAAGGGCACAATGTAAGAATCTCTGGAGAAGATGTAGAAAGAGGTACATTCTCTCACAGACATGCTGTGGTAAAGACTGAAGATACAGAAGAAGAATATATCCCGTTAAGACATGTATCAGAAAGCAGATTTGATGTATTTAACTCTCACCTTTCAGAATATGGTGTTCTAGGTTTTGACTACGGATATGCAATGGCTTCTCCCAATACATTAACTATCTGGGAAGCTCAGTTCGGCGATTTCGTGAACGGTGCCCAGATTATTGTTGACCAATATTTAGCTGCTGCAGAAGAAAAATGGAAAATTCAGGATGGATTGGTCATGTTATTGCCTCACGGTTCAGAAGGTCAGGGTGCGGAACACTCTTCAGCAAGATTGGAGAGATTCTTAACGCTTTGTGCTAATGAAAATATGGTAGTAGCCAATATTACTTCACCTGCCAACTACTTCCACTTATTAAGAAGACAATTGAAGTGGGCATTCAGAAAGCCATTGATTGTAATGAGCCCTAAATCTTTATTGAGACACCCTAAAGTAGTTTCTCCACTTGAAGATTTCGCAACAGGTTCATTCCAGCCAATCTTAGACGATCCAACTGCAGATCCTAAAAAAGTAGAAAAATTAGTTCTTTGTTCAGGTAAACTGTACTTCGAATTATTAGCGAAGAAAGAAGAATTAAATTGTGAAAATATAGCATTAGTAAGATTCGAACAGCTATATCCACTTCAGGCAGATGCTATTGAAGCAATTTTCAACAAATACGAAAACAGAAAACAATTAGTGTGGGCTCAGGAAGAACCTGAAAACATGGGGGCTTGGTCTTATATTCTGAGAAATTTCAGAGATACAGGAATTCAGGTGGTAGCTCCGGTACCAAGTGGTGCTCCAGCTCCAGGTAGTCACAAAATGTTTGAGAAAAACCAAAATGCAGTGATCAACAGAGTTTTCGACAGAGACGATGCTCCTGCAAAAAGACCCGTTACAGCTTAA